TTAAATCTGATAAACTGATAGTGCAGTATTTTTGCAAGGCTGGAAATAAGTGCTCTAAAGTTGGCTTCTCGTTTGAGTCTTAATTTTAGACCtcttttaaaaactacaattaCAGAATCAAATTATGCAGAAAGTAGGCAAGTAAGCATCAATACTTTTTCTGAGTCTGAGAAGGTACTTCCTGCAATGATGTTAACAAGCAAGCACACTAAGGTTAACCAACTAGGTGTAACTTATCTATACTGCATGAATCCAGccacatttagtctgatttacCAGCCAGATCAGCCCCAGGGGTTTAGATGAATGAATTACTCATAATTATATTAATAACACTTATCAAATTACCAAAATAAGCATGTTCTTACCATATTATTGTATTCATGCACTGTCTTGCCCTGTTGTTCCCTAAAGATTCCTGATATTTGGATTCTCTGTGTCTGTCCTGCAATTGTTCTGGACTTCTTTATATTACTATCAGCATTAAAGCTTTTTGTGTCTCCCAAGTCCTGCATCCGGGTCCATGGTCTGCCTTCCACACAGTTCATGGAATAAAAATTCTTCCAAAATaggtcatttctttattttatatataacccCTTCATAATGCCTGTTTACTGTAGGCTATTTATCAATTCAGGCAAATATACTTACacataatataaatatagttTTTTGCAAAACACAGCTGCTAGCAAGGTGTAAGTAttgaagtggccagtgagtgtatgtaaatatctagATATATagttatacatacacacaaataataataagaaaaagaaatgtttcgtTAATATTTTCCTTAtgttttgtttacttgtttGTATCATttcaaaattttatttttttacataaactcttatatcatcatcattgtcatgaaaaaatgaaagaaaagctgTAAGGGTACAATCTAAATATGAGAGCTGTGTTTgttatggggggggggggtaaattaattatttaaagacATAGTTcgttaattcattttggcactcGTGACCCACCGTAGTTATCATTTCTGAATGTAGTTCACCTCTTCGTCCAGCAGAGGCCGCAAAGCCCGCGCTTTTATGGTTCATGTTATTGTTTCGTTGATTTTGGCTGAGCTAGCATAAAAGATACCTTCACTCTCATTAGCGTAACCGTTGTTAGCCAGCCGCACACGTTAACGCTCCCGTTTTCACTGTATACTCCGTTAACAGGCAGCTTAAACTAGTCAACACACTTAATGTTTACAGTTGAGTGGATTCAACATGGACGAGCGGGACACTGCGGCGATCCTACACGGAGATGTCCTCAGTGACACATTAGCGGACGAACCACAGCTCGACGTAAACAAAGAGGAGCCTGGTGTACCGACCACCGACGTCGTACGACCGCCTGTTACATGCTCGCTGCCGGTGTCCGTTGAGCCGGTGTTGTTCCTGTCCATGTTCTCCCTGACCCTGCAGGCACCTCTGTCGACCCAGTACCTGTGGGACCGCATAAGCGAAGACCTCGGCTACAACGGCTCCAAGAGGTCGGAGTGCGGCAACAGCTCAGCGCCCCCCGACCCGCTTCAGAAGGTAGTCCGCTCACCTTGAAatgtactgctgctgctgtccgcGTCTTTTCTGGGTGGGAAAAAGATTAGAATTaccctttaatttaaaaaccatGTATGCTGTTACAAATAAAGGCTTTACAAAGTGAGTCTAATACATTGTGAAGTATTTTCATAACaggaaaagcacaaaaacatccTTCATTAATATTACGTTACATGTTTATAACCTTAAAAATGCAATTTATTTTAACCCTTTTCTTCAGACTCTATAATGGCGGAAAATTTAAAGGGGTTGTAGACACTATAACACTGTTGATTGATTTTATTAATGAAGCCATGCATAAAACAATATGCCCACCCCCAATAGGTTTAGACTAGTCCCAAGTAGCACCACAGCTTACAAGCACTAAAGAAGTAACCTGACAAAGCCCACGGAGAAATGTGTGATTTAGTCCACAGAAGGACTGTGGTACCCTGTTTACCCTCATCTTTTTGCTACTTGGAATATTTATGCaggctttaaaaagaaaaaaaccattTATACTTAATATCGTGTAtataaaaaagctgaaaaacttCTCACttcatttattatatttatttattttcgcTGCACACCATGAGTCAGGGAAACACGACATTTCAATCCTGTGTATACCTGGGACATATTGCAGAATGGACAATAAATCTGACTTTGCCTCTCACATATCTCATATCATGACTCACTAATCCAATAATCTGTTGAACAGCCAGCAAACTTGCAggattatttattattcatcACAAGCGAGACACAAAGTAATGCTAACATGCTAGATTTACAGTTAAACTAACTGGTTCAGTAGGAGAGGCCATCCCACGTTGTTGATTTCTTCAGGTTACATAGTTACCcttaacaaacaacaaaatgaaaacagttaTTGAAGGAACTGCATGCAAAGCAATCCTAAAAATAAGCCATTCCTGTATCATATTTTTTTACCTGTTCTAACAAGCAATGCACACTCATATAGTTACAAGCATCACCAAAAGGCCCATTTTGTACCACGCAAGATATGCAAGACCTGTCAAGTGCTTACACTTTGGGGAAAACAAAAGcaatacacaaacaaatacacagataaagacatgcagatgtgttttaaaggctttttttaTAAGTAAATTGATCATCAGGACGTAAATGCCTGCATGTGtagtcatttaaagaaaaaaggagttttaagcTTTGAACCTGCAAGCAGTTCAAAAATGAGGAACAGCAGTCACATGCTGAAAATGGGAAAAAGGAATACAATCTACATGCTCTGCTCAAAAAGGTGAAGCAAAACTAGTGTTTGGGCAGATTCAACGCAACGATGTATGGGTCTAATTACGCTGGTGCACAGACAGAGTTACACCTGGGATGCAGCTAAGAAACAAAAAGTAGAATCACAgcatctattaaaaaaaatcttttccacCTCTTCACTGATCACTGAGATTGATTGTTGTTAAATGTGTCTTTTTCAGGAGGTGGAAACCTTGACAGCACACTGGAACCTGTACATCAGTCTGGGGGGCTTTTCTGTCGGGCTCTTGGTTGTGCCTCTCCTGGGCTCGTGGAGTGACCTCGCTGGTCGCAGACGAGTCCTCATCCTCCCTAACCTTGGCCTGGCCCTGCAGGTGATCGTGTACCTTGTGGTGATGTATCTCAAGCTGCCCGTGGTCTATTTTCTAGTGGGACGGCTGCTTAGCGGCCTGTCGGGTGATTTTAATGCCGTCCTGGCAGGCTGCTTTGCCTATGTGGCAGACATCAGTGACAGGCGCTCTCGCACCTTCAGGGTGGCAATCCTAGAGGCGTGTCTGGGCCTGTCAGGAATGCTAGCCAGCATCATTGGAGGACAGTGGCGGCGGGCTCAAGGGTAAGGAATGTGTGTTAAACAGTTCGTTCACACTGCTCTAATATATATCTAAATCTTTCGTATAAGCTTTACTTCTCTATTTCTGTGCTTTGTTTAGTTACATCAACCCGTTCTGGCTCGTGCTGGCCACCAACTTGGTGTCAGCTCTGTATGCCTTCCTCTTTGTCCGTGAGTCTGTGGTGCCAGACCCGAGTGCTAAGCTCCTCACTACTCGACACCATAAAGCTGTCTGGCACCTCTACTCATCAGGAGGCAGCAGCAGTGAGGCTGGAGGACGATTTCACAGATGCAAGCTGTGGCTTTACACGCTGTGCTTCTTTCTGGTGGTGACTGTTCACTTCGGCTCCAGAGAACTGTACGTGCTGTACGAGCTGAGCTCGCCTCTGTGCTGGGGGCCAGACTTTATTGGCTACGGATCAGCAGCTCAGCACCTGGGCTACCTGAGCAGTCTGGTGGGGCTAAAGCTCATGCAGCACTGCATGGAGGACTCCTGGGTGGCTCTTGTGGGTCTTGCCTCCAACATTGTTGGTCTGGTGGTCTTTTCTGTGGCTAACAGCACTCAGCTCATGTTTACAGGTGAGAGGTGTTGGAGCACATTCATAACCTCCAGATGGTTTATAAACCGATTGTAAAAAGTTAATCTGAATGTACTATGTGAGGAAGAATGTGAGGTAGGATAAATTAAGTGAAGATGACTTTTACTTTTGTAGTACTTCAGCCATGATTaggtgttttctctcttttattaTGTGTAATGGAATGTGGCATCTGCCCAAGAAAAAGTCTTGTCCGTGTTAAGACTTACAATATATATTGGTGTCAATTTAATTTGGAGTTAAATGTCACTGCAGcatggtggcacagtggttagcactgttgcctcacagcaagaagttcGACTTGGCTACCTGGCCGGgggctttctgtgtggagtttgcatgttctccccgtgtctgtATGGGTTCTCTccggtactctggcttcctcccacagtccaaagacatgcagttggGTTAATTGGTGAATCTAAATTGCTCATAGTTGTGAATGGCTGTCTATCTCCCTATCTTAGGCTGggaacctgtccagggtgcaccctGCATGTCGCCCTATGGTAGTTGGGATAGGCTCTAGCCTCCCTTTAGACCTTTTCAAGGATAAGTGAATGGATGAATGTTTGCTTGTTATCTTCCTGTATTTGTGCTTTCCAAATCCTTTTACCCtatgttattgttatttttaaagcaaattttAAACATAATGACATATCAGTGAACAAAAGGCCACTGATAGTAGCCTTGTACTCAGGGTTGTCAGCCCTGAGTACAAGGCTACAATAAACTGTCTCTGATTGTAACCTCTGgaaataaataacacagtttATTCACCCGCTCTGGATTATTTCATGGATATTGAACAATTACACGCGTATGAAcgtaaaaatctgtttttgttttgttttttgtccccAGGTTATGGTCTGTGTTTGCTCTTCATGACATCAACACCTGTGCTGAGGTCCAAGCTGTCCAAGTTGGTGGACCCATCAGAGCAAGGTCAGCCCCTGATCGTGTACAAGTGttacacatttaaaaccaaagTTGTGAGGATTGTGTTTGAGAGAGAGCGAGCTCAGTGTGTCAGCTGTGCAGTGGTGGAATGAGCCAGTGAACTAATTAGATCAGCAGCACAGTTGAAGCACATGTTCCCTTGTCACGCGGGACAGCTTGTGCTCTGCAGGTTGTATATGTGTAATTGTGTtattgggtgtgtgtgtgctttttcttAGGTGCCCTGTTTGCATCTGTTGCCTGTGTGGAGAGCTTGTGTTATCTGGTGGGCAGCGGCGTTTTCAACTCCCTCTACCCAGCAACCCTGCACTTCATGAAGGGATTCCCTTTCCTCTTTGCTgccatcatcctcttcatcccAGCTGGAATAATAGGGTGAGTCTGTTCATGCCTGTGTGACTGGCTTTAGTCTTATGGGCTGTACACAACCAGAAAAATGTCATTACTGACAATCTCCATGTCTGTATTTCTAGGACTCTGCAGTGTTTGGAACAAAGGAGAGACCAGAGAGAAGCCACAGTGTCCTGACCtgcagagaggtggagggcAGGATCACAAAAGAGAGTGCAGGTTCATCCTGGTGTTAGTCTGAAAGGTGAGCAGAGACATCCGTCGTGTCTGCAGTTTTATTCACTCACCCAGGGATGGGATTTTTCCATCTTGTTACACCAGAAAGAATAACTAAGCGATGAAGAAACTACATCCTGACTGACAGTTCTGCCAAACccaaaaatgtgtctttataaTTAAAATTTGATGTAATTTTTTAATATCATGAGCTATTTTAGAGCATCAGAGATCATGACACTGCCGTGTCATCACAGATTCTATGTAACTcgtcaacaaaaacaaagaagttaTTTTGTAAATTGCTGCTATCTGATTTTGTCCAAGTGCTCACTAACACAAATATCTGATCAGTTGATCACATGGCAGCACCTCGgtacatttaggcatgtagacatggtcaaggcaacctgctgaagttcaaaccaagcatcagaatgtAACAACTTGTTACAAccgaggtatgcagaagagcatacATTCAATGCATAATAAGTGGAACCTTGAAGCGGAtgtgctacagcagcagaagaccacaccaggtgccactcctgttaGCTAAAAACAGCGAATGTATGTAATTGTTGTATATCTCCAAGTGTCACTGATTTAAGCCATATGTAGAATCAATCAGGAATGATGTTTTTCATTGTGTGAAGGTTAATcatttttatctaaatgactgcttctGCATTACACGCTGATCTGTGAAGTAATGCAGAACCCATGCACACAGTGTCACGTCCTAGTTGCACAATGAAGGAACAGGAGCTGCTGAATCAGCTTTAAATGCACAAAGGGAAGTTACTTGGCTGAGTGAAGTTTCCACTGACCTACCATTAACTGATCAGCGAGATTCGTTTGATCATGTGACCAAAGCCATCCTTAGAAAACATACAGTGTGCTACAACTGTCTGAGAGACCTGTCTGTTCTTCTATAATTTCCAATATTTAGCAATCTGAATAAATTTTAGagtacatttttttaagtgatgaaataagtgatgtttgtgttttcacttttaacattttatgttttttctataACTgcgttttttaaaaagtgattaaaTTATGGTTTTGCACTTCCACTTCTGTTAACAGAGTGATCTGTTATAATATAAAGTGTGATAATTTAATGATTTCAAACCCAAAAATCTTGTTAATCGAGTTacacaattttatttaataaacttGATTAACACATCTGGATGACTGCTTTTGTTGATTTTTACAGATGTACATTTATGCTTCATGAATACAGGGCAGGTGTGTCATATTGctgtatttaattatttatttattttctgaacAAGGATACACTTTGGGGTAGTACagtggtgtggtggttagcactgttgcctcacagcaagattgtcctgggtttgaatccaccggCTGTTTGGGGCCTCTCTGTTCTCCAATGTCTGCGGGGATTCCCTCCGGATACtacagcttcctcccacagtccaaaggcacgcatggggttaggttaatggGTCATTCTAaactggctgtaggtgtgaatggtcatctgtctctgtgtgtcagaCCTGCGATAGCCTGgccacctgtccagggtgtacctctcaccctgtgacagctgggtgAGACAGCCCACCCACTCCCAAAACCCTgactggataagcagaagatggatggatgatacaTTTTCAGTTCAAAAGCAGACATATAACTATTGGACAGACTGTGGTGAAGTAAGTCTTATGTCAGCGGTAATAATGGATTACACAGTGTGGTAATTCACAATTACACCGTAAAACAGAACAGATATTGAGGTCCTTTTTACCCACTTTTATTACAGAACAGTATGTTTAACGCTACATGGAGTTATTCCCTCTGCACATATTTCACTCGTTTATGGTTAAATTTGGGGCTTAGGTTAAACTCACGGTAGTCACTCATCCTAAACAAATCAGCAAGTCTGCCGAGGAAGATTTCTTCTATcacaacacaaacatgaaaacgGGAGAAATGTTGGTAAAATCAGAGACCTGCTTTGGTCCATTTGATGTacacaggttaaaaaaagaCGACTGCATATAGAGGAGCTTTGATGAACACTGATGTGTTAGCAGTGATAATGTTGCTGGGTGTCCATGTCAGCTGGTCTATCACAGTTATTTTCCTGAGATACAGAAGGCGCTTACTGTACCTGATTACACATATACAGCACTGACTAACATTAAAGGCTTAGAGTTTTTATATACAATCCCCTTATCAGTTCTATTTATTGTTAATAATTAAGTGTGTGCATATTAGGTATTCCGGTCAGCAAGTAATCTAAACATCCGGATTCATTTCACATGCATTAGGTCAGAGCAGGGAAAGCTGCCAGACTATTCACTGTAGGTTATGTGGAAATTTGGCATCATGGATAGTTATTATAGCTGAAATCGGACTGTGTTTATCTCAGTTTATTTCTTCTGCTCTTTGGAGCCGTCTGAGCGGTCGACTTGGTCTTGGGGTCCTTTCAGAAAGCGCAGGATCTTCTCGATCGTAGCCTCCTGATATTCGTGGGACCACCTATGTGAAGAGACGTCAGCAGGCATTAGATGATGTCGATTCAGGGAAAACAGTTCCCTCTAATTGgaatttttacacatctgcacTAAAGTGAATGAAATATTAATGAGAGAAATATGAGTGCTATTGGGAGATTGTAATAAATGCAGTACAAATGGAACAAACAGCTGTGGTTTAGACCTGCTGGGAAAACAGTTTCCCCGCACATCACAACAGGACTGTGTCCACTGTCCAATCAGAGCACAGTATGCAGGGACTCACTTGATGCCGTTGAAGTTGAGAATAGCTCTCATGTCTTCTGGCAGGGACATGGGGTCAGGCCATGCAAAGTTATCTGTGACAGGAACTATGTTCTTCTTACCAGCCAGGGCCGTGACTATCTCCTGCAAGATGAAACAAATGAATTGGAGATAATCTATCTGAATTTCAAGAGTGGGACCACACCTCATACCTTTCAGTTCTGTGTCTATAACTGCCCTCCTGCACTACAATctctttgttcttgtttttgagCCATTGGTCCATTACCTCGAGCTTCAGAAATCCCAGCAAGCTTCACCTTAAGAGCCTCTGTTTATCACTGAGTTTATCACTGAGCCACGTCACTACCAGATTCTGATTCCTCTAACTCTTCGGTTAGATACAAAACTATACAGCTACTATGTACTCTGCCCAGTCACAACATGAAAACCTGATGAATATATATCATCTGATTAAAATCCAGTGTTATGCTTTTGGTGGTGGTACACATCTGGATGCTTCTTCAATAAGTAACACTCATATAAACATTGCTGCAGACCAAGCAGCCACCCCTCACCTTGACGTAACCACACTCCCCGATGGCAGCAGCTCATAAGCGTAAAGCTGCCTaccacaacacaaacactgctcAGGAACAGTGTGAGCAACACGGCAAAGAGCCCGACACAAGAATCATGCTTTTTCATAATAACATGCATCCTAACCATGTTATTATGAACCTCTATGTACACTTGGTTAACCTCTAACCAAGCATACATAGGATGTCCCAGAGCAAGTCCAACCCCACAAATCACAGGGAGCAGACACCACAGGACCCCTCCAAGGCTCCCATATCCTGATGAATCAGAGGTAAATACCTCTGATTCAGAGGCATAATATTAGGCACAGTGTGATTTTCGTTAATTCAGTTTTTAGTCATGACATTTTATTAAAACCAGCCATCATGAATTTAAGTGGGTGTAAATGGAACTATAAACATATTCATGAGTTTTAAGAGAGTTGTGTTCCactgaaaatacaaaaacactatccaaaaatgactccacagaacaaactttaaatgcaaacttTAAATGCAAGCTCAAAAACACGGCTCAAAACAAGCAAATCTGATCTGATGTAATCCAATTGCATCTCGAGAAGAGGTGCAGTGATCTGAcatttttcagcagaaattagACGTAATTAGCCCTGACATTTCAACCatcgtgtgcaggaaatggaaAACTGACCTTATGCACCCAGTCCTTCGTGGCTGTGTCTCCCATACACTTGTCGAGTGCACTGGCAGACAGGACCAGGATGAAGTTACGTGCTCTCTGCACACTCTGAATCAGTTTGTCCTCAAATTTACCGGCCTCCAGCTTCTCCACATCTATGAAGACGCTGTATCCTCGAACCTGCAGGTGCACCTTCAATAGGCTGGGAGCAAAACAAGATGAGCAGGATTTAATTTCAACCTTATCTGATCTCACTCTTCATCCTAAATGACCTTCTGCACAAAATCTCCTCCAGTTCTAACCTGGCCAGCTGGGAGCCCGTGGTTCGTCTGTAGCTGATGAAGACGTCAGGCCCTGAAGGCTGTGCATCTGTGTGGCTCAGTTTTAAGGGCCCGCGGCTGGCAGACAGtatctttgctctgtggacGCCATTTTCAA
The window above is part of the Pelmatolapia mariae isolate MD_Pm_ZW linkage group LG14, Pm_UMD_F_2, whole genome shotgun sequence genome. Proteins encoded here:
- the slc46a1 gene encoding proton-coupled folate transporter, encoding MDERDTAAILHGDVLSDTLADEPQLDVNKEEPGVPTTDVVRPPVTCSLPVSVEPVLFLSMFSLTLQAPLSTQYLWDRISEDLGYNGSKRSECGNSSAPPDPLQKEVETLTAHWNLYISLGGFSVGLLVVPLLGSWSDLAGRRRVLILPNLGLALQVIVYLVVMYLKLPVVYFLVGRLLSGLSGDFNAVLAGCFAYVADISDRRSRTFRVAILEACLGLSGMLASIIGGQWRRAQGYINPFWLVLATNLVSALYAFLFVRESVVPDPSAKLLTTRHHKAVWHLYSSGGSSSEAGGRFHRCKLWLYTLCFFLVVTVHFGSRELYVLYELSSPLCWGPDFIGYGSAAQHLGYLSSLVGLKLMQHCMEDSWVALVGLASNIVGLVVFSVANSTQLMFTGYGLCLLFMTSTPVLRSKLSKLVDPSEQGALFASVACVESLCYLVGSGVFNSLYPATLHFMKGFPFLFAAIILFIPAGIIGTLQCLEQRRDQREATVS